In a single window of the Helicobacter felis ATCC 49179 genome:
- a CDS encoding saccharopine dehydrogenase family protein — translation MSVVLQIGAGGVGNVVAHKLCQNRQVFSQVVLASRTLSKCQQIAKEVKARGLGEVVCEQVNADSVQEVVALIEKYRPKVVINVALPYQDLAIMQACLQTKTNYLDTANYEHPDVAKFEYKEQWAFDKAYKEAQIFGLLGSGFDPGVTNVFCAFAQKHHFDEIYDIDILDCNAGNHPYPFATNFNPEINLREVSAPGRYYENGSWVETKPLEIKQTWAYPGIGERDSYLLYHEELESLVKHIKGLKRIRFFMTFSENYLNHMRCLANVGMLHIDPVEVPTAQGGRAQVVPIQVLKQLLPDPASLAGKTTGKTNIGCYIRGSQNKQEKKLYIYNVCDHQKCYDEVGSQAISYTTGVPAVVGAMMICKGIWGGENSKGVFNLEQLDPDPFLEELTKQGLGYEVIVR, via the coding sequence ATGTCCGTTGTCTTGCAAATTGGGGCTGGGGGGGTTGGTAACGTAGTTGCCCATAAGCTGTGCCAAAATCGCCAAGTTTTTAGCCAAGTGGTGTTGGCTAGCCGCACGCTTTCCAAATGCCAACAAATCGCCAAAGAAGTCAAAGCGAGAGGTTTGGGCGAGGTGGTTTGTGAGCAGGTCAATGCGGATAGTGTGCAGGAAGTGGTCGCCCTCATTGAGAAATACCGCCCTAAAGTGGTGATCAATGTCGCTCTGCCCTATCAGGATTTGGCCATCATGCAGGCGTGTTTGCAGACTAAGACCAATTACCTAGACACGGCTAACTATGAACATCCCGATGTCGCTAAATTCGAGTATAAAGAGCAATGGGCCTTTGACAAGGCGTATAAAGAAGCCCAGATTTTTGGTTTGCTAGGAAGTGGTTTTGATCCCGGGGTTACCAATGTCTTTTGTGCCTTCGCGCAAAAACACCACTTTGATGAGATTTACGATATTGATATTTTAGATTGCAATGCAGGCAACCACCCCTACCCCTTTGCGACCAATTTTAATCCTGAGATCAATTTAAGAGAAGTGAGCGCACCGGGGCGTTACTATGAAAATGGTTCTTGGGTAGAGACCAAGCCCTTGGAAATTAAGCAAACATGGGCGTATCCGGGCATTGGTGAGCGCGATTCCTACTTGCTCTACCATGAGGAGTTAGAGTCGCTGGTCAAACATATCAAGGGTTTAAAGCGGATTCGCTTCTTTATGACTTTCTCAGAAAACTACTTAAACCATATGCGTTGTTTGGCCAATGTGGGTATGCTCCATATCGATCCGGTGGAAGTGCCTACCGCACAGGGGGGACGCGCGCAAGTAGTGCCCATCCAAGTTTTAAAACAACTCTTGCCCGATCCAGCTAGTCTTGCAGGTAAAACAACGGGTAAAACTAATATCGGGTGCTATATCCGCGGTAGTCAAAACAAGCAGGAGAAAAAGCTCTATATTTACAATGTCTGCGATCATCAGAAATGCTATGATGAGGTGGGATCGCAAGCCATCAGCTACACGACTGGCGTGCCTGCTGTGGTTGGGGCGATGATGATTTGCAAGGGCATTTGGGGCGGAGAAAACTCTAAGGGAGTCTTTAACTTAGAACAACTCGACCCCGATCCTTTCTTAGAAGAACTCACCAAACAAGGTTTGGGCTACGAAGTGATTGTGCGCTAG
- the gltS gene encoding sodium/glutamate symporter — protein MQTITLDVYGTLVCMVGVLLLGRWIISKIKFLRDYDIPEPVVGGVLVAIAIMIAHKFYDFKLVLDSGLKTPLMLTFFITIGLSADFASLKKGGKMLGIFVAVVGVFVVIQNAVGVGIASLIGANPLMGLLGGSISLIGGHGTSAAWSDVFIKPPYGFAESLEVSITCATFGLVSGGLIGGPVARYLIKKYKLEPSQQDKERMEQEPPSAFETPRKERLITASSFIESLALVSIALLVGTLISKMAHVKVGGVTLPTFVWCLFVGVLLRNLLSYFKIHKVFDREVSVIGNVSLNLFLAYALMSIDLVKLAHLALPIIVILSVQVVVMILYSIFVTFRVCGKNYDAAVLSAGHCGFGLGATPTAMVNMQTITTHYGHSHVAFLVVPLVGAFFVDIINAVVIKSFLALPFFS, from the coding sequence ATGCAAACGATCACTCTTGATGTTTATGGGACTTTGGTGTGCATGGTAGGGGTGTTGTTGCTAGGGCGTTGGATTATTTCTAAAATTAAATTCTTGCGCGATTACGACATCCCTGAGCCCGTTGTAGGGGGTGTTTTAGTCGCCATTGCCATTATGATCGCCCACAAATTCTACGACTTTAAATTGGTGCTCGATTCGGGGCTGAAAACCCCTCTCATGCTGACTTTCTTTATCACTATTGGTTTAAGCGCGGATTTTGCCTCTCTAAAAAAAGGGGGGAAAATGTTGGGCATTTTTGTCGCGGTGGTGGGAGTGTTTGTGGTGATTCAAAACGCCGTAGGGGTAGGCATTGCTAGCTTGATTGGTGCTAATCCTCTCATGGGGCTTTTAGGAGGCTCAATCTCACTTATTGGCGGGCATGGCACCAGTGCGGCGTGGTCAGATGTCTTTATCAAACCCCCTTATGGCTTTGCTGAGAGCCTAGAGGTGTCCATCACTTGCGCAACCTTTGGGTTAGTGAGCGGGGGGCTCATCGGCGGGCCTGTGGCGCGCTACCTGATTAAAAAATACAAACTAGAACCCAGCCAGCAAGATAAAGAGCGCATGGAGCAAGAGCCTCCTAGTGCGTTTGAAACCCCTAGAAAAGAGCGCCTCATCACGGCAAGCAGTTTTATAGAAAGCTTGGCTTTGGTGAGCATTGCCCTGTTGGTAGGCACTCTGATCTCCAAAATGGCGCATGTCAAGGTGGGCGGGGTTACTTTGCCGACCTTTGTATGGTGCTTATTTGTGGGGGTGCTCTTGCGCAATCTGCTTTCTTATTTTAAAATCCACAAGGTCTTTGATCGCGAGGTGAGCGTGATTGGGAATGTAAGCCTCAACCTCTTTTTGGCCTATGCTTTAATGAGTATTGATTTGGTCAAACTTGCCCATTTAGCTCTGCCCATTATCGTCATTTTGAGCGTGCAGGTGGTGGTGATGATCCTCTATAGCATTTTTGTAACCTTTAGAGTCTGTGGCAAAAACTACGATGCGGCGGTTTTGAGCGCGGGGCATTGTGGTTTTGGTTTGGGCGCGACCCCTACAGCGATGGTGAACATGCAAACCATCACCACCCACTACGGGCATAGCCATGTCGCTTTTCTAGTTGTGCCCTTAGTGGGAGCGTTTTTTGTAGACATCATCAACGCTGTGGTGATCAAAAGCTTCTTAGCCCTGCCCTTCTTCTCTTAG